AGCCGAAGGATTAAGGCCTTGAAGATCAATCGTATACGCTTCATCTTTCATGCCAATCGAGGTTGTTTGAATCAGCAAATCCACAACCTCCAGCCAGCACCCGCGAGCAAAATTACCCGAGGCTGCGTTTCCACCGAGTCTGTTTACTTGTCCGGCAAGTGTCCCAGCTTTTTCCTCACTTCTGTTCAGAATAAGCATTTTTACCTGTAAGGACGCCAGGGCTGCCGCAATGGCTTTGGCAGCCCCTCCAGCCCCTAATATGACAACTTCTTTACCCTCAAAAATAAAACCCTTACTGAGCAACGCCTGAATAAAGCCACCGCCGTCTGTGTTATGTCCATAGAGTCTTCCGTTCTGGACTTTCACTGTGTTGACGGCGCCAATACGCTGTGCCTCAGGAGTAAGGACATCCATATAAGGAATAATTTTTTCCTTCAACGGATACGTGACGTTCCAGCCGTCATAGTGGTTATTTTTGAGATATCCGATACTTTCAGCCAGTTGAATCGGCTGAACTGTGATCCTGTCGTAGGTTGCAGGCAAACCGGCAGCCTTAAATCCCGCCTCGTGCATTTTCGGAGACAGGGAATGTTCCACAGGATAGCCGATGATTGCATACTTCATGCGTATCTCGTCCCTTTAATAGACATTTAAAAATGGATAATCTGAAAACAAAGTCTTAAGCCCTCTTAAGATCTTATCGTGCGGATATACTTGGCTTTTCTGCCTGCCAGCCGTTCCATAAAACGCAGGACTTTCGTACCCGGGAATTCCTTTTGAGCAATCGGTGAAACTAATATGGTCTTAAGTCCGAGCTTGTTGCCGCCAAAAACATCCGTAAACAGCTGGTCCCCAATCACTGCGACCTCGGACTCCGGAATATCCAGGACCCGAATCCCTCTCAGAAAAGCTTTTTTATGTGGTTTCTTGGCCTTGTAAACATAAAGTATTTCCAGCACATCAGCAACAGCAGAAACCCTTTCGGGTCCTCTGTTATTGGAAACGATGCAGGATTTAATTCCTGCGTCATTCATTTTTTTAAACCAGGCGATCACGTCTTCGGTTAAAGTTCTGTCATTCCACGGCGTTATGGTGTTATCCAGATCCAGGATCAAACCCTTGATGCCATTTGCCTGCAGATCCTCTGCCTGGATATCCTGCAGCATCTCATATTGAAAATCCGGTCGTAAGATTCCGCGCATACCGGTTCCTCTGCTTTCCAATTATTATTACCAAATAATTATATATCAGCTCAATATCTAAGAGCAACCTGTTTCTGGCAAGTTTGAGGCAAGTTGTACCAGTTTCGTACTATTTCACCCGGTGGTCCTTCATTTCCTCCATCAGTTTCTCCACCGCTTTTTTCTCTATCCGTGAGACGTAAGACCTGGAGATTCCCAGCAGTTTACCTATCTCTCTCTGCGTCTTTTTGGGTGTGTTCATCAGGCCGAAACGAAGTTTAATTACCGTTTGTTCCCTTCCTGTCAAACATTTGAGTTTTTCCAGGACCACCCTTTGTTCAAATTGACTTTCCACCTGATCCGAAATTGCATCCGGATCTGTACCCAGGACATCAATAAGATTAATCGCGTTTCCTTCTTTATCCGTACCAATTGGGTCATAAATGGACACTTCCCCGCGGGATTTTTTTAGGGAGCGCAAATACATCAAAATCTCATTTTCGATGCAGCGTGCCGCATAGGTGGCGAGTCTGGTTCCCTTTTCCGTGTTAAACGTATTGATGCCCTTAATTAAACCGATGGTCCCGATCGAAATTAGATCGTCACTGTCCGCTCCGGTTCCGTCATATTTTTTTACAAGATGCGCGACCAGCCTCAGATTATGCTCAATCAGTTTATTTCGCGCGTTTTCTGCGACAAGTTCATTGGAAAAATTCTCGGCATTTTTGTAGTCCGCCAGGATACTCAGATATTCAGCTTCCTCCCTTTCTCCTAACGGCTGGGGGAACGCATTATTATTAATATACGATACCAGCAGGGTAACGCCCTTAATCACCGATAAGGCAAGCCCGACAAGAAAAGCTTCAGCAATCATTAACCCTTCAACTCCTTACGCATGCTCTTTTAATAACTATGCGTAAAGCAGAAGAATACTGCTTATCCTGACTCGGAAATTTTTCATTTAAACAAATCAGAAAGACTGCACTTGCCTCTGTAACAAAGGAAGGCGGTGTCGCAAAACGATAAGTTCGGCGGCACCGCCTTCTTCTATCGGAATATTAAAGGCCAACTCAGGTATATGGATTGAGCAACTACCTCTGGGAGGTATAACGAATAAAGCCTTGAAGGTAGGGCTTTGCAATGTCTAATCTTAGGTCTTTGTAAGAGATATTCTTTGGGGATTAACGTGTTTTTTTCCATCAATTCCAGGCCATTTTTAGCTGATGAAGTAGCTTTCCGATGCGTTCATTTTGTATCTTCGCATGAAGCTTGTTGACGTTATATCCAATACACAGCAAAACTAATTGATACCCGTCGCGATATTCGGTATACTTTTTAGCGTATGATTTATTTAGTAGCATATCTAAATTATACAGTATTTGCGGGCTCTTCGAGCCCGCATTTGCCGAACTCTATAAATTCTCTAATGGCTCCAAATAATCGTTTATTCTTTGTATCCGTAAGCAATGATCCTAATCCTGGCTGCAGCCGTATCCTCTTCGCCTTCATTTACCTGGATGCTGTCCAGCGCCAGATTATACTGACTTACCTTGCGAAGCCGTTCCACAAAAGCATAGATTTTGGCGGTTGGCCCCGTACAGGAGAAATTCATAGCCAGAGAAGAATAACTGCCTTCATCTTTCATCTCTTCAAAAGTCAGATTCTGAGAATTGATCCCGCTGTCTTTGGCCAGATTGAAAATAAAGACCATCATATCCGGTTTGACCAGGTTTTTCGGAACGGTCAGATCCAGTTCAGCAGCTTGAGCTGTTAAATCCGTCTGTTCCTGTTTCAGCCCGGACAAATTGATGTAATTGTTCTGCAACGTTACCAGATAAGCCTCGCGTTCGCGGAGTTGATCTGAATTCTCCTGCAGCACTCCACACTGACCAGCCAGCAGATAGAGATAACCTATTCCGAACAGAATGATCAGGCCTGTTATTAAAATGCCATTTTTCTTCATACGCATCGTTTCTATTTCTCCTACGGTTTCAGTTTCAGAGCGAGATTTAACGTCTGTCCCCTGTCATTCAATGAAATCGTTTGGATATCAAAACTTTCAAACCTACCGGAACCAATGAAAATATTTTCTAAACTGCGGATATTTACTGATTTAGGCAGGATCAGCTGCAATTGGACCCTATTATCCACCTGAAGCAAAAAAGAAGTGACCTGCGCGTCTCCCGGCAGAAGTCCGCCTATTTGACTCCTTATAACTGCCGGATTGCCGATTGATCCCCTAGCCCCAAGCTCCAGAAAGCTACGCTGATCAGTGATCAGGGAACGGAGCCTGT
Above is a genomic segment from Dehalobacter sp. 12DCB1 containing:
- the pilO gene encoding type 4a pilus biogenesis protein PilO — encoded protein: MRMKKNGILITGLIILFGIGYLYLLAGQCGVLQENSDQLREREAYLVTLQNNYINLSGLKQEQTDLTAQAAELDLTVPKNLVKPDMMVFIFNLAKDSGINSQNLTFEEMKDEGSYSSLAMNFSCTGPTAKIYAFVERLRKVSQYNLALDSIQVNEGEEDTAAARIRIIAYGYKE
- the aroE gene encoding shikimate dehydrogenase; protein product: MKYAIIGYPVEHSLSPKMHEAGFKAAGLPATYDRITVQPIQLAESIGYLKNNHYDGWNVTYPLKEKIIPYMDVLTPEAQRIGAVNTVKVQNGRLYGHNTDGGGFIQALLSKGFIFEGKEVVILGAGGAAKAIAAALASLQVKMLILNRSEEKAGTLAGQVNRLGGNAASGNFARGCWLEVVDLLIQTTSIGMKDEAYTIDLQGLNPSAWAVDLIYHPAVTDFMAQAAACGCRSMNGLDMLLFQGILAWEFWLEQKAPLDIMRKALQEKLEGNKG
- a CDS encoding YqeG family HAD IIIA-type phosphatase; translated protein: MRGILRPDFQYEMLQDIQAEDLQANGIKGLILDLDNTITPWNDRTLTEDVIAWFKKMNDAGIKSCIVSNNRGPERVSAVADVLEILYVYKAKKPHKKAFLRGIRVLDIPESEVAVIGDQLFTDVFGGNKLGLKTILVSPIAQKEFPGTKVLRFMERLAGRKAKYIRTIRS
- the sigK gene encoding RNA polymerase sporulation sigma factor SigK, whose product is MIAEAFLVGLALSVIKGVTLLVSYINNNAFPQPLGEREEAEYLSILADYKNAENFSNELVAENARNKLIEHNLRLVAHLVKKYDGTGADSDDLISIGTIGLIKGINTFNTEKGTRLATYAARCIENEILMYLRSLKKSRGEVSIYDPIGTDKEGNAINLIDVLGTDPDAISDQVESQFEQRVVLEKLKCLTGREQTVIKLRFGLMNTPKKTQREIGKLLGISRSYVSRIEKKAVEKLMEEMKDHRVK